From Brassica oleracea var. oleracea cultivar TO1000 chromosome C3, BOL, whole genome shotgun sequence, a single genomic window includes:
- the LOC106333180 gene encoding uncharacterized protein LOC106333180 produces MEDIDAVQKPVVVDPPLYNEAPPSTAQRRPVVVAADAAPPAEFHLIQRIQRALVELRELRNQFNAILREIELEVGGGEEEGAESSVEDPEDDSDS; encoded by the exons ATGGAAGACATTGATGCTGTCCAAAAACCAGTTGTTGTCGACCCTCCTTTATACAACGAAGCTCCTCCTTCGACTGCTCAGCGCCGGCCGGTGGTTGTCGCCGCCGACGCAGCTCCACCGGCGGAGTTTCATCTCATTCAGCGGATTCAACGAGCTCTTGTGGAACTGCGCGAGTTGAGGAACCAGTTTAATGCTATTCTTAGGGAAATAGAACTCGAAG TGGGAGGAGGAGAAGAAGAGGGAGCGGAATCATCAGTGGAGGATCCAGAGGACGACTCTGATTCTTAG